From the genome of Falco cherrug isolate bFalChe1 chromosome 10, bFalChe1.pri, whole genome shotgun sequence:
ggcaggtggggggctgccccacagcGCCCAGGGCTAGAGGCCGAGGGAGAAGGCCCCTGAGTCGGTGGACTGCTTGTCCCGGCTGCAGAGCCCCAGTGCCCCAGGGGGACACTccgtggggctggtgggggccATGGGCACACCGGCTGCTGGCACCTGTGGGGCAGTGGATGGCCACCGGCTTAgttcctgccccacagccagggcacCTGCGGGGGGACTCGGGGGCGGTGCTTGCACGTGCCCCCCACCGGTCAGCCCCATACATCCCCCCGAGGGGCCTCATCCAACACCCTCACGGAGGGGaacctgctgccccccagccccacggcagccccggccccacgGCTGACCTCCTCGAACTTGCGGGCCTTGTAGTGCTCGGCTCCCTTCAGGAAGTTGAGCAGGATGATATCGCACAGCACCGTGCCCTGGGGGGGTCTGCGTTGGCGTGGGGGGGCCCACACAGTGGGACACCCCCCTGacacccccacagcccccgcagagccaggcagctgtCACCCCGGGGCTTTGCTGTGTCCCCGTGCCCCACGGGCTGTGGGGTTTTCCCCTACCCCCCTCCCAGTCACCATGGGGCACCgccgccccccctgccccactgctgcgGGGTGCGCggggccccccagccccccgggagGTGCCGCCACAGGAGGGGCTGGGAACAGCCACCACTCACCACGCTGATGGAGGTGAAAGCTGCCACCGTGTTGATGAGGGTGGGGATGATACCAAACTTCCCAGCCTGCGGGTGCAGAGACCCCTGTCACGGGGAGGCGTCCCCCCACCGTGGCCCCCACGGGGGCTGTGCCCCACACGTACATTGCCGTACACCAGGACGTCAAAGCGGATGCCGAAGGCCTTGGTGAGCGTGCGGCGCTCGGTGCCATCCTGCCAGCGGTAGTACCGGGCGTGCCTGCGCGGGAcagggggctgtgctgggctgcgcATGCGTGTCACACGTGTCCCCATGCAGTGGCGTGTGCTGTACCTGAAGTTGTAGCCGGTggcaggggccggggggcgggcgAGGCCATCCAGGCGGGTGAAGGAGTAGCGGGGCAGGCAGTGCTCCCAGGCACGGTCCAGGTCGCACACCCACCCGATCTTGATGCCCAGcactcccccctgcccccgccggCAGGTGAGCCACATGCTGCGGCCCCCTGGCCCCATGTCCCCACATCCCTGTGCCCTCTAtcccatgtccccatgtccctgcgTCCCTGTGCCCTGTATCGATGGCCCCATGGCCCACATCCCCATGTCCCATGTCCCCTGTCTCACATCCCTGTGTCGCCATGTCCCCAAATCCCATGTCTCAGGTCCCCACGTCCCACAGTCCTGTGCCTCCACATCCCACATCCCCGTGTCCCCATGACCCACATCTCCCATCCCCACGCCCCATGCCTCTGTGTCCCCATGGCCCATGGCCCTGCACCCCCACATCTCCCATCCCCATGCTCCACATCTCACATTCCCATGTCCCCCCATCCCACATCTCacatccctgcatccccacGCCCCGTGActctgtccccatgtccccttgTCCTCACACAGCacatccccatgtccccatgttCCACATATCACATCCCCACATCCCGTGCCtctctgtgtccccatgtcccacATCCCTGTGTCCTCAAGGTCCATGTCCCGTGTCCCTGTGCCCCCACATCCCACGCCCCCTGCCTCAGATCCCCGTGCCCCCACAGCCCGCCTGCCatgtccccgtgtcccccgGCTCACGGTGGCGGCCAGCGTGGGGAAGTCCTGCCCGGCGAGGCGCACCACGTCCCCCAGCCGCAGgatggggcagaggggctgccgCTCGGGGTGGAACCGGCACCgtcccagctgccccccacTGCCGGGAGGCGGCAGGTTGGCCCTGGGGAGAACACAGCCATCAGCCACCTGGGCCAGGGGGACACACGGCCCCCATGCCTGTCGCTATGTCCCCGCCGCCACTCACTTCTCAAAACCAAAGAGTGGGAAGCGGATGCTGTTCTTGATGAAGAGGGTGAAGTTTTCGGCCTCCAGCATGACGGGTCTAGGGAAACAGGGGGTGTCTATGGGGACACGGAGGGGGGGCATGGacacctgccagccccagcaccgctGTACCCCACGTCACACTCACACATCCACGGTGTCCACCTCAGGCGGGCACCAGCCCCGGATCTCACAGGTGTGCAGGGTCCGGTTGTAGGGGACGCAGCGCCCCGTGAGCAGTCCTGCCGGCCCCCCCCGTCAgtgtggggagcaggcagggcccccggcccccccggccccccccggccccccccctcACCGCTGCCTGTGGCGGGGTTCTTGCCCCGGCAGTCATGGTCGGCCGTGCAGCGGTACTCGGCTTCGCTCTGCAGGGGAGCCGTGAGAGGAGGGGGTGCACCCCAGcgtgcccccccccgccccccccagccccatacCTCTGGGCAGATGCCCTGCACCTGGTTCTCCGTCAGGATCTGCTTGGTGACCACCACGAACACCGAGGTGCCCTGGGAGGGGGGCATCCCCATCACCCTCTGCTCGCTTCCAAGGGGGAAACtgaggcggggcgggggagggggtggggcGGCACCCCCGAACCTGGTGGGGGGTGACGTAGTCGGCCGTGTCCAGCACCCGACCGGCATAGCGCCCGATGCCCTTGACCTTGGTCACCACCGAAGACTCGATGACAGTGTCCCGCACCTGGTAGGCTTTCTCATGGAGGAACACCCAGCTGGGACAACACCCGCAGAGGGTGACGGTGGGGACGGCCACCCCCATAGCACCTGCCTGTGCCTCCCTTGccacccccagctgctggagctctgtGGCACCCGGGGCTGCCAGCACGTGTGGCTGCCAGTCCTCTGACAGGTGCTTGTCACCTGCTGATGGCTGCTGTCACCCCCCCAGGGAGCACCCGGGGGCAGAGACCCCACTCTGTCACCTGCTGTGGCCGTGCTGCTGCTCCCGCCCCCCTTGTGTCACCCACACCGACACTGTCCCCTCCCTGTCACCTGCACCAGGATGCTCTGCTGGCTGTCCCCCTTGCATCACCCGCACCAACACCCCCCTGTCACCTGCACCGGCATGCTCTCCTGGCCTCTCCCATCGTGTCACTCATGCTGGCACACCTGACATTCCTGGCACTGACACACTTGTCACCCTCTCACCTGTCCCTCCTCCGCCCTATCACCCATGCTGTCACCCACCCTGTCACCCGTGCtgacaccccctgccccccccaccccagctgtcCCTTCACTGTCCCCCCACTGCCACAAATCATCACCCCCCTCCCCTTGTCACCCCGCGGGTGTCActggcagcagccccctgccccccgggTGCCACCCGCCTGTCACCACCGCATGCGGCCCTGCCGGGGGTCTCACCCCACGAAGTAAGCGAGGATGAGGAGCTGCACGCCGCGGTTGATGGCCCCCACCACCCAGCTCTTCACCACCACCGACTTGGTGGTCTCGTAGGAGAAGAAACTGGTCACCCAGCGGGTGCCGGGGCGCGGAGCCGGCATGGGcagggcggggcagggcaggcagggcacaggcagggcagggcacaggcagggcacaggcaggcaggcagggcagggcagaggcaggcagggcagggcagggcagaggcagcggTACCGGCGGCGAGGGATGGTGCAGGCAGGgcgggggcaggcaggggcaccGGCAGCGAGGGGTGCTATgggcaggacagggctgggaggcagggcacaggcagcgGTACcggcagggcacaggcagcgAGGGCTGGTGCGGGCAGGGcgggcgccgggcggggggcggaggCACGGCTcgggggaggcggggaggggcggTGCCGGGTGCCCTCCTCGCCGTGCCGGTGGCGGGGGAGCCCCGTGTCGGGGGGCGCAGCGGGGTCCCAGGTCCCCGGGGGGCCTTTGGGGGTGCCCCGTCtcggggggccggggcgcccccgccccctgggtgcccccagcccgggggtCCCGGTTGCGAGCCAGAGGCTTCCCGCCGCTCTACGGTGCCCAGCGAGGCAGCGCGGCCGGTGGGGGCCCGGGGGAGCAGCTGATGCAGCCCCACCCCACTCGCCACCTCCTCTGTAGCGGGTGCGGGGCGCCGCGTACTCTCTAGCCGTAGTCCTCCCGGCGCTCTATGGTCCTGTCCGCGCCGTTGCCGCGCGGTCCTCCGGCGCCCAGAGCGGCCCCTCTCTATGGCGGAAGTGAGGCCGAGTTCCgccggcggcggtggcggcggcggcggcgggagggaggCTCCGCGTGAGGTTCGTGTTGCGCAGGCGGGAAAAGTGGCGGCGGTGCGGagggggccgggcccggcggggccgcaccggggcgggggggcgggggctgggccCCGGTGGGGGGAGGATGAGGTCGGGGGGTTGGGGACTGGGAGCAGCGGGGAGGGGATTTGGGGTGCGGGGGGAGGGGCgcactggggaggggaagggcagggctggagggaccgcgggcggggggcgcaaGGGGAGGCCCGGGGCcgaggcagagctgggggagggggagcgcggggccgggggcggccggggcgccCCCCGCGCGTGGGTCACGTGCCACCCCGAGGGGCAGCGTTGGGGGGCGAGGAGAGCGGCCCGGGGGGGCCGGCGTGGCCTTTCGGGGCTGCGGCGCGGCCGTGCGTGCAGAGCCTGGCCCGGCGGGAGGCCCAGGAGCCATCTTCCCCCCGCAGCCGCTTCGCTGAGCTCTgctcaccctcctcctccttgcccccacagctgctctgtccTCGTCCCCACCTGCCGCTGGCCCGGGGCATGCCAGGCTGGGGCGGGAGCTGAACGACTCGCTGCGCTCGGCCTCCTTCCCCTCCCGCAGCCCAGGTGCTGCCACCTGCCCCGGCCGCCATGGCTGACACGCTGGAGTTCAACGAGATCTACCAGGAGGTGAAGGGGTCCATGGTGAgtgagctggggtggggggacagtCCCTGGGGAGACCTGCCTGGGCCCTGGTGGGTGGCACGTGGTGTTGTGACCTGCTCTTGCAGCCAAAATGCTGCAGGgcgctccccctgccccagcatgtCTTGCGCTGCCTCGTCCTGGCAGAGGATGTTTTGCTGATCTCGCCTGGAAGCAGGGAGCGGAGGTGCCTCGTTTCCGGGGCTGAAGCATTTTGGAGCATCAACAGGGGCTTTTAAGTGCCAGCCTGTTGTGGAACGAGCGAGGTTGCGGTTGGGAATGTTtccaggaggagggagaagggatgcCAGCTGTGGGCGTCCACCCTAGCTACTGCAGGAGGGTTCTGTGCTGGCCATCAGCTTGTTCTGGTGCAGGGAGCGGGTCatggggcggggggtggtggtttGCAGTGGTGTGGAGTGTTTCTGGGTCACCTGTAACCCTCTGGCTTTTGGGACATTGTCCCCAAAAGCCCAAGGGAGCTACAGAAACATAGCGGCACTGAGGGTGCTGGCGACAGTCTTGTGGCCACTTGAATCCTGGATCCGGGTGGCAGGGAGTGCATGAGGACTAAAGCCGGCGGGCAGTTGGGAAGGTTGCCTGGTTTTGTCTGGAGGGGATGCACAGCCGCCCGTTGTGCCCAGCAGTTCCCAGCTCCAGAGCCTGTCGGTGTTGTCGGGCTGTTCCCCTGCATGCAGGGCGGGCTGCCCCCACCTCACACCTGCCTCTCTCCCGCCAGAATGACGGGCGGCTGCGGCTGAGCCGCCAGGGCGTGATTTTCAAGAACAGCAAGACGGGGAAGGTGGACAACATCCAGGCCTCAGAGCTGGCCGAGGGCGTGTGGCGGCGTGTGGCACTGGGTCACGGCCTCAAGCTGCTCACCAAGAACGGCCATGTCTACAAATATGATGGTTTCCGGGAATCGGTGAGTCCCCTGGTCCCTGTGTACCTGTCCTGTTCTTGTCCCTGGCTGGCATCTATTCAGTTGCTGGATTTTGCTTGTCCTGTGTCAAGCTGCACTCCCTGGAAGTCTGACGGCACTGACCACCCCCCGGGAACAGTGCTGACCCCCATTTTTTTTGCCACTTCCCTTGCACTGGGGAGGCCGTGTCCTGGTTACGGGCTCAGGGCAGCGCGTGTATGTGGTGGTGTCTGATGGATGTTCCCTCCTTCTTGCTGTTGTCCAGGAGTTCGATAAGCTCTCGGATTTCTTCAAGGCCCACTATTGCCTGGAGCTGGCGGAGAAGGATCTGTGTGTGAAGGGCTGGAATTGGGGGACAGTGAGGTTTGGAGGTGAGTTGTTGTAATGCCATTGCTGAGGGAAgggaacagctgcagcaggtgcaGCCCGAGGCAGGGGAGCTGGGATAGTTTCCCACCAGCATGGCTGTTCCTGCAGCACCCGGCTGGTCCCTTGAGCAACATCCTGCTTTCTAGTGGCATTCTTGGGGATGGTGGGGACGTTAGCcatcccaggaaagcagaagataCCTGCAGGCCTCAAATCCAGGGGAAGGTTTTGCAGGCAGGGAACACTTAGAAAAAGAAGGGTTGGCATGGGAGTTGCCAACATCTGTCCAAGCCTGCTGGTTCGTGAAGGAGCCAGGGGAGCTGGTGAATGCTCCCCCCTGATCTGAGTCCAGGGGAACATGGGAACAGGCGGTTCCCTTCAGTTCACTTCTGATCAGTGTCTGTCTCCCGGGGCTGTAACCAGAAGGAGAAAGCCTGCAGATTTGGGAGGGAGCATgggaatggaggcaggggggagGAGAGGTGTTGCTGGATTTTGTGAGAAGACCAAGGCTGTTCCTAGAGATGGGATCTAGGAGGACCCCATGGGTCTGCCTTGCAGTGGGGACCTTACCCGTGCCCCATGGCGTGGTGGTTCCGATCctgctgtgacgggctgcgtctcccctcctgcctgctgtaGGGCAGTTGCTCTCCTTTGACATCGGGGAGCAGCCGGTGTTCGAGATCCCCCTCAGCAACGTCTCCCAGTGCACAACGGGCAAGAATGAGGTGACACTGGAGTTCCACCAGAATGATGATGCTGAGGTCTCGCTCATGGAGGTTCGCTTCTACGTGCCGCCCACCCAGGAGGATGGCGTGGACCCTGTGGAGGTGAGAGGCTGGCCACAGGGACAGCAGGTcgggtgggggtggggtagCTGGGTACTCTCAACTGGTCATAACTCTCTTCCCTTGCAGGCCTTCGCTCAGAACGTCCTCTCCAAGGCGGATGTGATCCAGGCCACCGGCGATGCCATCTGCATCTTCCGGGAGCTGCAGTGTCTGACGCCTCGTGGGCGATATGACATCCGTATCTACCCCACCTTCCTGCATCTTCACGGCAAGACCTTCGACTACAAGATTCCCTACACAACCGTGCTGCGCCTGTTCCTGCTTCCGCATAAGGACCAGCGGCAGATGTTCTTTGTGGTGAGGAGGGAACGCGGGGCCTTCCCTCCCCCAGGGAAGGGTGACAAGTGATGGCTTCAGGGGATTTCAGGTCTTCACCTCCTCTTCTCTTTTAGATCAGCCTGGACCCCCCGATAAAGCAAGGCCAGACCCGCTACCACTTCCTTATCCTGCTCTTCTCCAAGGATGAGGACATCTCCCTGACCCTCAACATGAATGAGTGAGTTCCTCTCCTGCAAGGCCACTGCCTTGCGCCCCTCCCTGGATATGGGGGGCTTCGGGGAGCTGCGAGGGAGGTAACAAAACCTCATGGGTTCCCGTTCTCACCATTGCCCTCTCTTTCggctgtgcagggaggaggtggagaaaCGCTTCGAGGGGCGGCTCACCAAGAACATGTCGGGCTCCCTCTACGAGATGGTCAGCCGGGTCATGAAGGCGCTGGTGAATCGCAAGATCACTGTCCCCGGCAACTTCCAGGGGTGAGgcgtgctgctgccagccaaggGGGCTGTGGATGGCGGAATGTGGGATcttcctgctgcaggaaggggCACGGAGATGGGGAGAGATGCAAAGCCTGCCTTGCCTGCCCTAGGACAGAAGAAGCTGTTGCTTTGGTAGCCTGAGGCCAGCTGTTTGAGATCCCTCCCCAACTTTGGCAGCAGGACTGGCCCCTCTCTTTCTTGTTCCTGTGGCCAGGGAAATAGGGCTCTTTGGGATTTGTGGCTTGTGCTGGGGGAGCAGTTGCCAGGCTCCTCTGGGCTGCTGACGTCCTCTGTCTGACTGCGGGAGTGGGCACAGGGAGGGCGTTTGCTCCCCGTGGGTGTAAGATGGCTATGTTTGCCCTCACAGACACTCCGGAGCCCAGTGCATCACCTGCTCCTACAAGGCCAGCTCAGGGCTTCTGTACCCGCTGGAGCGTGGCTTCATCTATGTGCACAAGCCGCCCGTGCACATCCGCTTTGACGAGATCTCCTTCGTCAACTTTGCCCGTGGGACCACCACCACCCGCTCCTTCGACTTTGAGATCGAGACCAAGCAGGGCACGCAGTACACCTTCAGCAGCATAGAGAGGTGGGCAGGGGGCGTGGGGTGTGGGGTGAGCTGctctcagtgctgctggcaccctGGCTGCCGCCAATACCTGAcccccctgcctgtcctgcagGGAGGAGTATGGGAAGCTATTTGACTTTGTCAACGCCAAGAAGCTAAACATCAAGAACCGAGGCCTCAAGGAGGTacctgctgagcagggctggttCCCTGCGCCCCGCTGGAACCACTGCCCAccagctggggtggggagagggtggggggggctgttttctctgcaaaattttgctgctttccccccctttttttttttcacctctcttttctctccttgccCTTGTAGAGGAAAAAGGTCCGTGCGATatcccttcctctttctcctcttcctcctcctggtgCAGGTTTCCTCTGCATGGCTGTGGTGGTCCCCGACTAAACCCAGTAACTCCAGCATGACTTATGAGAGGACCCCCCCCCTAACCCAGATAACTCTTCTGCCCCTCTCTCCAGAGCCCTGATCGGTAGAAGGAGGGGACGTGGCAGGCCTCCCGTCCTCCCCACCCTGTGCATGCGACTGGGGCCTGCCCAGGAGCATGCCAGGAGTTGCAGTTTCCAGAAGTGGGGTGTGTGCAAGTGTGGGGAGCACAGGACGCAGCCCTCACGCTGTCTCTCCTGCAGGGCATGAAGCAGAGCTACGACGAATATGCCGACTCTGACGAGGACCAGCACGATGCCTACTTGGAGAGAATGAAGGAGGAGGGCAAGATCCGGGAGGAGAACGCCAATGACAGCAGTGACGGCTCTGGGGAGGAGACAGGTGAAGGCTGAGGCCTGGTGGGTGTGAGGGCCTGCCGGAGGGGACTGTCTTTGGTGATCAGGCTTCCTCACCCCATCTCTGGTGAAGTCTTGTCCATCCTTGCCTTGCTATAAGCTGACCCCTATGCTCTCTCCTTCCAGATGAGTCCTTCAACCCTGGTGAGGAGGATGATGATGTGGCTGAAGAGTGAGTAGAGACTGGGCAGGTGTCTGTCTAGCAGGGGGCTTTTGGAAGGCGCTGTTTGAGGGTGTCACGTGGGGCTGCATGAGCACTGGGGAATGTTCCAGGCACAGCCGGTATTGCTTTATAAATCCCTGGTCTTAAAAATCTTGAGAAGTAAGTGCAGTTCTGGGCTTGCTCAATTATAATGACATTATACAAATTGGAAAGGTTAGAGAAGGGCGGCTGGGGGGATCAGATGGCGCCTGGATGAGGCCTTGGCTGTTCAGGCTAGAAAAGAGAACAGCGGGAGGAGGATGGGATGCAGCTCCGTGAAATCCTGAGTTGGGGGAGCAGGTGGGTGGGAATTGCAGTCTCCGCAGCAGCGTGAAGAGCCACTGTGTGTGCTAGCGGGAGCTGGGTTGAGCCCAATGGGAGGAGGTGGATCTTGGTGGAGTTGAGCTGCGTGGTGGTGTGAGTGCCTAAAATTTACAGGAAGTGAGAAAATGATGAGCCGTGTTCGTGGAAGGAGAATCCCCTGAGAGCTGTTAAGCACAAACAACAGCTTCAGCTCAGGAAGTCTCAATTACGGGttgctggaggctgggagagttTGGGGGCAAGTCTTGCTGCCTGCTTGTGgctgctctccctcccccaCCTCGTGCTTCATCTTTCTGGGGTGGGGGTCTTGAGCTGTCACTGAAGCCGAGCACCTCCATGCAGGTTTGACAGCAACGCCTCGGCCAGTTCCTCCAGTGGTGATGGTGACAGCGACCGGGATGAGAAGAAGCcggccaagaaggccaagatTGTCAAGGACCGCAAGCCCCGCAAGAAGCAGCTAGAGGTGAGATGTTGCTGCTGGTGGGGTTGTGGAGAGCAGGGAGTGTGAGTTGCTACTCGCTGTGGGGACACGCAGGTTGCAGCCCATCAGCTGCACTTCACCTCAACCCTCTGCCACAGCCTGATCTGGTGCTGTCACCTCGCTGCGCTCTGTCCCAGCTGGGTCAGTTTTCCAAGCCTGActtgctgcctcctgcagaTGAGTCCAGGTTGAGACTTCCAAAGGGCGTGTTGTGCCCCTGCGTGTGCCCTGGACAGTCCTTTTGGGTGTTGGGGAACTTGTCCCTAACAGCTTGCCCTTAGAGTTTGCATGGGTGTCACCTGACAACCTGTCTCACCTGAATGGCGTAACTGAGTTACTGGTGGGATGGAGAAGAGCGGAGACCCGGCCCCTCATCTTGGGGCAGCCCTGAGTCTTCAGCAAGTGGTGCCGTTTGAAGCTTTGACGCTTGTTCTCTCCGCTCCCTGCCTTCTAgagcaagaaagggaaagactCCAATGCTCCCAAGCGGCCTATGTCAGCTTACATGCTTTGGCTGAATGCCAACCGGGAGAAGATCAAGTCAGAGCATCCTGGCATCAGCATCACAGACTTGTCCAAGAAGGCTGGGGAGCTCTGGAAAGCCATGTccaaggagaagaaggaggtgAGGGATGGGGCGTCTGGATTGCTTTGCTGGCGGGGAGAGCTGAGGCTGGGCGAGGAGGCTGGACAGGAGGGGCCCTGGCAGGCTCTTGCTTGTTCTCAGGAACCTGGCGCTCTGTAGGCGGGAGGGGAGTGTGGCAGTGGGGAGGTGATGGCTTTGGGCTGGTGGGTGAGTGttggcttgatccagggtggTGAGGGACATGGCGGGAGCGTGGGCGTGGTGTGGCTGGGGAcggtggtgggctctggtggtgcaggaggaggagagaaggccCCGCTAACCTTGTGCCCTTGCTGCAGGAATGGGACCGCAAGGCGGAAGATGCCAGGAGGGAGTACGAGAAGGCCATGAAGGAGTACAGCGGGGGCAGCAAGTCAGAGAGCTCCAAGACGTGAGtgtgctgagcagagagggctggcaggggttGCCGGGGCTTGGCCCCTCTGAACTGGGGCTGTTCCACAGCTGTCACGCTGCCTGAGCCtctccagggctgggggcagtgtgAAGAGTGTCCACAGCTCTGTGGCGCCAGAGAGGGGGGCTGGTGGGGTCAGCAGGGTAAtgcctctcctctcccaccctcccAACACATGCGCAGGGAGCGGtctaaaaagaagaagaagaagcagGAGAAGCAGATGAAGGGGAAAGTGGAGAAGAAAGGCGCCGCCTCCAAGTCTTTGTCCTCCAAGTCATCTGCCAAGAGTATGAACGAGAGCTTCAAGAGCAAGGAATTTGTCTCCAGTGATGAAAGCTCTTCTGCAGAGAGCAAGAAGGAGGTAAGGGTCTTGGTAAGGCTCTCCCGGCTCCTCTCCCCCAGGTACGCTCCATTTCTCTCTTGTGGACGTGGGCTGcttgtcctgtccctgcagggGCCGGGACCCTCTGGTACCTCTTGTCTGTGGTGGTGTGGGCAGCCTGTCTGTGTGCTACACGTGTCCCCAAGTCACTGCTGccaccctgtccctgctgtgggGTGTGGGAGAGGTCGGGgaacaggagctgctgccctgaCCTTGTCCCAGGCTGCCCTGACTTTGTCCCCTGCCCGCAGGACTCTGAGGAGGAGGGGGTCGccagcccaccccccagctCGGAGGAATCTGCGTCAGGCTCGGATTAGCCCTGTCCCGGCTGGCTCCAGGCTGGATCCCAGATCGGCGAGAGGACGGCTGGGCCGGCCCCGCGGCAGCCACCTGGGCCTTGGGCTCTCGAGCCGGTGGTCATGTCCCCCCGCAGCGGTGGTCATGTCCCCCCGCAGCGGGTgcagcgcccccggccccccgcccctgccctcAGTGCCTGGCCGGGGATCGAGGccccggggaggagggaggccCTGAGGGGCTGGGTCCCACCTCAGCGCAGTTTTGCATCAGTTTGTGTTTTTTGAATACTCTggttcctttccttttttctttccttgtggtttggtggggggttttttttggggtggggggtggtttggttttttttttttttttttttttttttttgtattttgggtCTGTTCACATGGCAACTTGgattgaataaaaaaaaaaccccaccgaGGGCGTCTTTGTGGATGCAGAGCCggggtgggcacagggctgTCCTTCCCGTTCCTGCCCCCGCGTTCCTGGCTCCCCGCCTTGAGCCGGTGCCAGTGCCCGAGCTCAgcccccccacacctccccGGCCATTACCGGGCTGCCGCGGCGGGGGGAACCGGCGGAGTGAGGGGGTCCGATTAGCGCCGCTTGCCTGGCCTGGCCGCGGGCGACCTTGCCTCTCAGTGGCAGCCCCCCCTGTCCGCTGCGcaccaccccctcacccccgcTCCGCCTCGGTTCCCGGTGCCGGCCCCGCGTGGGGCGCGCAGGGCCTGCTGGCACCGGCGGGCACCCCCGGccctggcggcggcggcagcggtGCTGGAAGACGCTCTAGCGCCCTCTCGATGGTAAAcggcgcggcgggaggggcggggcagggcggggcgcGGGGACTCTCTAGTCCTTCCTCTCCATGGTCCGCCCGGCCACGCGGCGCTGGCTTCGCCGCGCTCTCTGGTtggcggggagggggacaggggcgtggccggcggggggggcggaGGCGCGCTCATGAATatgcagcagcagcggcggcggcagcgggtGAGCGGGGGTCGCTCCGCTGGGCTGGGCCTACGGGGAACGGAGATCCCTTCGGGGCCCGTTGTACCCGCCGGAGACGAAGCCGCGGCATCGTCCCCGGCGGGCACAACGGGCTCGGTACCTCCCCGTTTCCCCGAAATCGAGTGGGGGGCTCTGTTGCCACGGCGACGGGCCTAGGCCTGCTGGCTGCGGCCTACCCAGCTACTCGAGCGGGGGCTTCGTTGCCAGGGCAATGAGAGTAGGCCCCGCcggaggagggcagggggcgGTGGTGGCGGACGCGGTACGGAACGGACTCGCAtcccggggcggggagcggggc
Proteins encoded in this window:
- the P2RX3 gene encoding P2X purinoceptor 3 isoform X1, translating into MPAPRPGTRWVTSFFSYETTKSVVVKSWVVGAINRGVQLLILAYFVGWVFLHEKAYQVRDTVIESSVVTKVKGIGRYAGRVLDTADYVTPHQGTSVFVVVTKQILTENQVQGICPESEAEYRCTADHDCRGKNPATGSGLLTGRCVPYNRTLHTCEIRGWCPPEVDTVDVPVMLEAENFTLFIKNSIRFPLFGFEKANLPPPGSGGQLGRCRFHPERQPLCPILRLGDVVRLAGQDFPTLAATGGVLGIKIGWVCDLDRAWEHCLPRYSFTRLDGLARPPAPATGYNFRHARYYRWQDGTERRTLTKAFGIRFDVLVYGNVRVGHSPRGGHGGGTPPRDRGLCTRRLGSLVSSPPSSTRWQLSPPSAWCQQPVCPWPPPAPRSVPLGHWGSAAGTSSPPTQGPSPSASSPGRCGAAPHLPPTAGHPCLHPAGGGPTVLPSSPPTAGTPFPRLSVGPGTGDVGRRE
- the P2RX3 gene encoding P2X purinoceptor 3 isoform X2; this translates as MPAPRPGTRWVTSFFSYETTKSVVVKSWVVGAINRGVQLLILAYFVGWVFLHEKAYQVRDTVIESSVVTKVKGIGRYAGRVLDTADYVTPHQGTSVFVVVTKQILTENQVQGICPESEAEYRCTADHDCRGKNPATGSGLLTGRCVPYNRTLHTCEIRGWCPPEVDTVDVPVMLEAENFTLFIKNSIRFPLFGFEKANLPPPGSGGQLGRCRFHPERQPLCPILRLGDVVRLAGQDFPTLAATGGVLGIKIGWVCDLDRAWEHCLPRYSFTRLDGLARPPAPATGYNFRHARYYRWQDGTERRTLTKAFGIRFDVLVYGNAGKFGIIPTLINTVAAFTSISVGTVLCDIILLNFLKGAEHYKARKFEEVPAAGVPMAPTSPTECPPGALGLCSRDKQSTDSGAFSLGL
- the P2RX3 gene encoding P2X purinoceptor 3 isoform X3, whose product is MPAPRPGTRWVTSFFSYETTKSVVVKSWVVGAINRGVQLLILAYFVGWVFLHEKAYQVRDTVIESSVVTKVKGIGRYAGRVLDTADYVTPHQGTSVFVVVTKQILTENQVQGICPESEAEYRCTADHDCRGKNPATGSGLLTGRCVPYNRTLHTCEIRGWCPPEVDTVDVPVMLEAENFTLFIKNSIRFPLFGFEKANLPPPGSGGQLGRCRFHPERQPLCPILRLGDVVRLAGQDFPTLAATGGVLGIKIGWVCDLDRAWEHCLPRYSFTRLDGLARPPAPATGYNFRHARYYRWQDGTERRTLTKAFGIRFDVLVYGNAGKFGIIPTLINTVAAFTSISVVPAAGVPMAPTSPTECPPGALGLCSRDKQSTDSGAFSLGL